A region of the Oncorhynchus clarkii lewisi isolate Uvic-CL-2024 chromosome 4, UVic_Ocla_1.0, whole genome shotgun sequence genome:
TTTGTCGCTATACACACATCAAACGGAGATGGCAGAGACTAGAGAAATTAATAGGCCTATTTGGTCGCTGTGGTAAAGAGCATTCGGTGTaaattatatgtatatatttaatctttatttagaCTGCtgaccactcgggagcccaaggtTCGACCCcgggctgtattacaaccggAAATAAATGGGAGttccgtagggcggcgcacaattggcccagcgtcatctaggttagggtttggccggggtaggccttcaccgtaataagaatttgttcttaactgatggcctaccccggccaaaccttcccctaacccagacgacgctgggccatttgtgcgccgccctatggaactcccgatcactgccggttgtgatacagcccggggtcaaaccagggtctgtagtgacacctctagcgctgagatgcaggAGCCCCGAATTTGAAAGTATACACACAAAATTAATAtaacagttgaagtctgaagtttacatacacttaggttggagtcatttaaaactcgttttttaaccactccacacatttcttgttaacaaactatagttttggcaagtcggataggacatctactttgtgcatgacacaagtaatttttccaacaattgtttacagacagattatttcacttataattcactgtatcacaattccagtgggtcagtagtttacatacactaagtagactatgcctttaaacagcttggaaaattccagaaaattatgtcatgctttagaagcttctgataggctaattgacgtcaattggaggtgtacctgtggatgtatttcaaggcctaccttcaaactcattgcctctttgcttgacatcatgggaaaatcaaaagaaatcagccaagaccccagaaaaataattgtagacctccacaatggttcatccttgggagcaagttccaaacgcctgaaggtaccacgttcatctgtacaaacaatagtacgcaagtataaacaccatgggaccatgaagctgtcatactgctcaggaaggagacgcgttctgtctcctagtgatgaacatacttttgtgcgaaaagtgcaaatcaatcccagaacaatagcaaaggaccttgtgaagatgctggaggaaaccagtgcaaagtatctatatccacagtaaaacaagtcctatattgacataacctgaaaggccactcagtaaggaagaagccactgctctaaaaccaccataaaaaatgccagactacggtttgcaactgcacatgggaacaaagatcctactttttgtcctctggtctaatgaaacaaaagtagaactgtttggtgataatgaccatcattatgtttggaggaaaaagggggaggcttgcaagccaaagaacaccatcccaactgtgaagcatgggggtggcagcatcatgttgtgggggtgctttgctgcaggagggactggtgcacttcacaaaatagatggcatcatgaggtaggaaaattatgtggatatattgaagcaacatctcaagacatcagtcaggaagttaaagcttggtcacaaatgggtcttccaaatggacaatgaccccaagcatacttccaaaatggcttaaggacaacaaagtcaaggtatcggagtgtccatcacaaacccctgacctcaatcctatagaaaatatgtgggcagaactgaaaaagcatctgtgagcaaggaggcctacaaagctgactcagttacaccagctctgtcaggagaaatgggccaaaattcacccaacttattgtgggaagcttgtggaaggctacccgaaacgtttggcccaagttaaacaatttaaaggcaatgctaccaaatactaattgagtgcatgtaaacttctgacccactgggaatgtgatgaaatggaattttactaggattaaatgtcaggaattgtgaaaaactgagtttaaatgtatttggctaaggtgtatgtaaacttccgacttcaaccgtaGCTTGAAAATCGCTCTGATATGGACATGTATATAGCTATAGAATTATCTATAGCATTTTAGAAATACTGTTAAATCATGGATATATAAATATAATTGAATTAGAAATTATTAAATTATGTATAATTAGTCTAGTACATAATATTTCTACATCTCGTTAGTAGATGATGTTATTTAGTAGCTGATCTAGTTAGTCATGCAAATATGACAAAGGAGTCCCTGGTAGCAGAGTGACTGAAGTGTAAATAGCcactgagggagggaggtgttTGAGAGAGGAGGACGATTCCACCATCTGTGTGTGACAGACTGGAAGGGATACCCCCTCCTagctcccacacacacatgcatgtacacacaccacacacacacacgtagattaggaacacacacatctcacccctCACAGCAGGGTCTAATGAGAGAAGCTGTCAGGGGCTGCTGCTGAGGCagggtctacacacacacacacacacacacacacacacacacacacacacacacacacacaggctgctcGTCTatatgctgtgtgtctctgaaCAGCTGCCCGGTATATTGCACAGGTCAGCTCCTCTGCTGTGCGTGTTCCCTGAGGTGTTGAGCTCTCGACAGGTGTAGACACCACTACCAGGGGTGTAGACACCACTACCAGGGGGTGTAGACACCACTACCAGGGGGTGTAGACACCATTACCAGGGGGTGTAGACACCACTACCATGGGGTGTAGACACCACTACCATGGGGTGTAGACACCACTACCAGGGGTGTAGACACCACTACCAGGGGTGTAGACACCACTACCAGGGGTGTAGACACCACTACCAGGGGTGTAGACACCACTACCAGGGGGTGTAGACACCACTACCAGGGGGTGTAGACACCACTACCAGGGGGTGTAGACACCACTACCATGGGGTGTAGACACCACTACCAGGGGTGTAGACACCACTACCAAGGGGTGTAGACACCACTACCAAGGGGTGTAGACACCACTACCATGGGGTGTAGACACCACTACCTTGGGGTGTAGACACCACTACCAGGGGGTGTAGACACCACTACCATGGGGTGTAGACACCACTACCAGGGGTGTAGACAACACTTCCAGTGGTGTAGACAacacttcagtgtgtgtgtgtgtgtgtgtgtgtgtgtgtgtgtgtgtgtgtgtgtgtgtgtgtgtatattaaggTTTGTGAAAcctattccctccctctctcttccagagTGTGACAAGTTAAGGAAGGATGGTTTCCGTAGCTCCCAGTACTACTCTCAGGGCCCCACCTTCTCTGGCAGGGCAGAGTCCCACAGCAGCCTGCAGGATGATGAGGACGACACAGACaagaaggtaacacacacacagcccgcgtgcgcgcacacacacacacacacacacacacacacacacactcagcacccatagaaatataattgcACACACCAAACTGGTATGTGTCTGCCCTCCAGTGGTTTGAAGCAGAAGTGCACCACCTCTCTGTATTTTCCTCTGTCATTGACTGCACCCCCCCACTCTGTCTCATTACATTGTGTTCCTGCCATGGCTGGTTTCTCATGCGTGTACAGCCTCTTAGAACTGTTTATGTGGCAGGCCCTGATAGGGAACACTCGGGAGATTTATTCTAAATATCTAAATAGCATTGTTTTGATACTGGTTTAGACTTGGTGGAGCTGTTTTCACTCTAATGACAATAGACAACTTGAGAATTGCATGTGACTGACTTACACAGTGACAGTATGACATTGTTAATTATCTTAAAACTAACCTGTGTGGTAGAGTGAGGTGGTATGAACGTTAGGACTAACACGTGAATGGTCAAATAGTCAGAGAAGCCTTTTCCAGGACGCTTACTTTCCTTGTAtatgtccaccccccccccccccccaccccccccacacactcttgTCCGCTTTTCTCTTCTCCATATTCCCACTCCTTCTgtagtctctcctccctccacttgACTCGTCCAATCGTGGGGGTCCTGATGGGGTCAGACGAGGTTGTTGAAGGGGGTCTTTCTTTGGTAGAATGAGGTGCCTCTCACCCCCTAACCCTGCTCGCTGTTGTCCTTCTATCCAAACTATCCCCTTTTTCCCTGGCCTGCCTCCACACCTCCTTTCGCTCTCATCCATCCCCTGCTTTTTCCTTTGGCCCAAGCCACCCTCAACCTTAACCCCCTTCCCCCACCTCTCTTGTTGCCCGCCTCTCCTCACCCCTGTTCTGTTGTCTCCAGGCCAGTGAGCCTAACTCTGGTTGACAGCAGCTCCCTAGCTCAAAGGGGAAACTGGGTTACGGTTCAGACCCACAATGGCCCCTAATGGTGGGGGCAACTCTGAAGGCCACAACATAACACACGGCTGGCTTCTTCTCcaccctgccctcctctcctccctctgactGTCCCATGTTTGAGCTGCTGTTGTGACTGATAACATGAGGCTGCGATGCTGTCGGAGAGGTAGGTATCTGTTGTTTTGAGATGGAAAAAGGAACcaatgtatttttatattttttatattctgGAATATGATTTTTGATAATTGTCTAAAATATGTGCCGGCCTGTTTGGTTGATGCCCCGGGTTCTAGAGAAAGCCCAGGTGCTGCAGTGAGAAGTTTGGTGGCGCTGCTCTTCTCATATCTCTGCAGTGTAGATGTGATGCGCTCAGATTGAGAACTCACAGCCCGTCAGCACAGTTTAACACATGAGAGCatctctctgttactctcctTTTGTTATCTCATTCTCTCACTCCTCCTTGCTGTTAGTTTGTCGGGGTGTGAGGGTGTGCATGTCAATGTGTGTATGATTGACCGTGAAACATGTTTATAGACTCTCTGGCTCAAAGGTCAGATTGCTGCAGTAAACatagtggtgtgtgtgggtgtttgggcAATAATGAACACAATGCTGGAAGAGGTTTAAAGCGTTCATACAAAGGATGGCAGACCCAGTGGGGAcaggtgcaacacacacacacacacacacacacactccttcctcCTACAGGCTCAGGCGCGTTTCTTCAGGCTCAGTCTGAAGctcatctctcctctatccctctccttcccatctctctcttttatctcccttcctctctactCCTTTTCATTCCTGTGTACCCGCCtcttcttttcctccctctcacttctctctctcctctcctccagtccatGGCCTCGTCAGCGGAGGATGACAAGTCCCTGCACCCCATGAGGCCCCAGACCccccaggaagaggaggggatagaTGAGTGTGACGGACAGGTGCGCTGCTACAAGGCCCCGCCCCTCCCCACCCCTGAGGAGAAGATGAGGATGCAGGCTCAGGCCGTGCCCACTGACGTCATCCCTATCAACGTCACAGGTAGGCCACACCCCCTGGCTGCCACACCCCCAATAGTAACTGTTGTATGTCCTAGGTTGAACATGCCCACAATTACCGATGCCATTCAACCAATGAAATAGGAGTCTTGGTCTTGAAGCAATCCTTTTTTCGCCTCACttttaacccctctgtgtgttcGAATGGACATACTGGGAATTGCATCCACATGCATAGAGcgttgtgttttctgtctgtcagtAGTATTATCTTCCCCCTGTTTTTCTTCCATATTATTATCTCGCTCTCTGACCACCCCCCTgctaagtgtgtgtttgtgagcgtgCTCAGTCCATCCCAGtgttagagagagtgagagcgattGCAGTCAAAGGTCAAAGCAGCTCCATGGCTGTATCTCAAACCATGGGGCGCCTGACAGAGACCGACACCTacgacacacacactacatacacacacagacatatatacgcacacacatatacacaccaccACCAGTACACACGTCATCTCAGGACCCAACACAGACACCGTACTGCTCTATCTCCCACCCACTAATACATCAGCCCTGCTAGTGACATCTGTCACTCAGCAGTCGGTCTgagactgccccccccccacatacacacacactttctttccCTCTAACTATCTCTGTCAGCTCTGGCTCAGTGGTGTTTGTCCTGTCCTCTGACTCAGTTTGTCGCTAGCACACACACGCTACAgggcatagagagagagctgtctgAGGCTAGATCCTGCCACAAAACACTGCAAAGTAGCACAGACAGCTCCTAACAGTATCAATAGTCAGTTGGTGTTAACATGTATTTGAATACATGTAATTGTGAGACCTATTAAATCTGCAGGCTTCTTAACGCGGATTGGTTTAGAATCAGTATTTAAAGTTAACAAAATGTCAATATCATATCTaatcaaatgaaataaaaaaagactGTTTGTAATGTGAGCGTGTTAGACCCAATCTGTCTATATGTCAGTTTTCATATCACTTTCTCATCATCCATCAAAAAGAGCAGATTCGCCGAGTCTGAACTAGTTTCAGACAGTCAGAGCAAAACACTGTCTGTATGTTTGGTCTTGTATGGCTGTGTGGGATACTCGCTCTTTTAGTTtctgtgtttatctgtgtgtcaCCCCCCCTGTCTATGTTATACAGCATGCTTTTCTATATATATGTGACTGTCtactctctctggttctgtcacTCTGCCTGTCTCTAAACTCTGCATGTATGAACACAACTGCACGTGTGTTTGTATCACTAACGGGCTGGTTTTTGTTTGCCGCTGTTCTGCCTGCCTGCTCTCGCCCtcccggccactaggggcaacgttTGACCGGCAGGCCAGCATCCGCCGCTCCCTCATTAACACTGACACAGTCTCCCGCCGGCCCAAGAAGGTCAAACGCAGAAAGACTATATCAGGGCTGCCTGACAACATCTGCACCGAACTAGGTATGGTATATACCCAGAGCTGTTCTGCATCCCGCTCTCACTAGTCCTCCCACCCTTCCCTCATCCCTGACCCAGACAGCTAGTCCATCCACCTGCCTGCCTCACACCTCTGGCTGGTTTAGTGACTAGTTTGACTCCCCCTCATTGTTAAGTATACCGTAGAACCACCACCATTGCTCATTCTCAAAGTTCTCTTCCCTATTCTAGAATTTCTACATCTGCTTTCTCATGCTAGAATCTTGACATTTGACAGCTCTCTTCTAGAAGCTCTTCATAagccccccccacccctcatAGTAAAATCTCTACTGGCATCTGTCATTGCAGGACCTTTACTTCCTCAAATCTAGTAGTCCAGAGTCTGACATCACTCCGAAACACTCCTTTTCCCATGACCCCCATGGGCCCGGTCTCTGCACTGTCCTCCTCCCTTAGCCATGATAAGTGTTTCTAAtgtgaacacacaaaaaaaatgtaatatctggTGACTTACGAGAACGACGCTGGTAACAAGTCTAGTGAATCTAAATGGGCACTTATTCATATGTGTTAATCCCTGGGATACACTGATAATCTAAGCATGCCACAGTTTGTTCCACACATCCCACCACTAAACCCTGCATCTAATCCCAGCATTCCTACCACAGATGTCATTCTATCTTCATATTTCCACAACTGTGTAATGCACACTCGCCTATCATGGGGGAGTGGGGTTGGCTTGAGGccaatggagggagggggagaaggatgggggaggtTAAGTAGGAAAGGGTATATGATGTGGGGTGAATGGACAATATTGGTTTTCTGTCACaatcaaaacaaacacacagtcaagcATACATGTCCTATTGTGGATTTCACTGTGAAATTGGTCTTAACCCgaacccacctctcctctcctctgtctccccaaGACTTAGGGGATACGAGACAAAGAGGGCCTGAATGTTTCCATTTCCCGCCCCTGTGCGTTTATTGTCAGCTGTTGTTATAATAGCCCCACccttctaacaccccccccctgACCTTTCACCCCTAATCCTCAGAACAGATGGGCTGAGGAACAGGCAGAGGGGTCAGGGTTCCTCACCCCTGCTAATAGCTATGTGCTACACTAAGTTAAGCTAACTCTATTAAGGTATGGGTGACTGGGGACTCTCCTTGCGTTAAGAGAATGTCATCTCGCTGTAGGATGAGATCAGCTGATAGGCAGAGCTTTGAAGCCTTATTATACAGACAGACCGGTGTGAAAGACCAGACAGACCGGTGTGAAAGACCAGACAGACCGGTGTGAAAGACCAGACAGACCGGTGTGAAAGACCAGACAGACCGGTGTGAaagaccagacagacaggcttgGAAGTCCTGATTACTGTTAGATGGTAAGTCCTTGCCTCAGTGAGTGAGATACCCAGGCTGTATGTGAAGTAGAAACCTGCAGCTTAATCTATCTAATACAGCAGTGCTGTCACTCTCTGCCTTAgggaggggaggtgtgtgtgtgtgagcgtgtttaGGGAGCATGAGCATCAACAAGCAGCCAGCACAGATGGCCGATACATCAGATATCCTCTCCTATTTTACACCAGATCCTTCACTTTGTTTAtttatgtacgtgtgtgtgtgtgtgtgtgtgtgtgtgtgtgtgtgtgtgctgcccaATGCCTTACCAGCTGCCCACACCCTGAGGACCATTCTCTTTCTGATCAGACGGAGCCAGAGTAGGAGGGAAAGTGGGAGTCTTCCTTCTGgtgtctgtcctcttctctctcggtcccactatttctctctctctctctccatttctctttctctaactctgtcCATATCTGTCGTAATGAAGACGACCAGCGGTTATTAGCGCATCAGACAGGGCTGCAGAAAATCTAATTAATTAGCCTCTTAGACACAGCTAATCTGATTGACagcctgacagagagagggggaacaaggGAGAGGAAattagagagagggaggcggAAGCTGGAGGTATTTTGATTGCTCATATGttaaaactctctctctttctcttctgcaGTGGCGAAAGGACGTGGGGGCGAGCTCCGGCCACATTCCATGTTCATCCCGGGACAGTATTCCACATTGGGAAGAGTCGGGAGCGTCAACTCATCGCTCAGACATTCCAAGACAAGGGACTCTGGTTGCCAGACTGAGGAGGTGAAGATCGTTCCACCGTCCATGCGGAGAATCCGGGCTCAACGGGGACAGGGAATCGCAGCCCAGATGGCCGGAATTTCCACTTCCTCGTCTACAGGAAGCATCTCCGTCTCCAGTAGCGACGGCTGTTCCGGAATGCTGGTCCTACCCTCGCATCTGAATGTAGATGCCCAGCGCTTCCATAGTCTTCCCAGACCCGGGCCAAGGGTGTCTCTCAGCGCTGAGCCCATCTACAGCAGCACCCCCATCAGGCTGGAAGACCACAATGCACCTCAGAGGCAGATCGGCAAACTGCAGGTGGACAACACCGTGGTGCATCTGAGAAACACCCCCAGGACAGGTAATCTGAGGCCCAAGTCTCAGGAGGTGCGGGGGTCCCAGACAGGGGACTGGGGTGGTGGTCCGGCATGTGTGGTGTCCCCCCACGCTGCCTACTCCACATCCCTCATCCCCAACGCCACCATGTCCTGCTCTGCAGAGGTTGTGACCCTCCATACGTCCTCCAGCCAGCACCCCCAGACCCCCGGGACGGCCTACCCCATCTCCAGGCCTCTCAGTCTGGCCACGGGCACCAGCAGGGACCCCCTGAGCTCCACCTCCTTCACTCACAGGACCACCTGCCCTGCCCGGGCCACCtccacaccaacacatacacATCCCCAAGACGGAGGGTTGACTGCCCCGGCAACGCCCAGCGAATCGGGCTGCTCGGATGGCAGCCTGCACAGCCACACAAGCACCATCGCCGCGACGACTCCGTCCTCGGCCGACGACCAGTGGTCAATCTATGACACACCGGAGAACGTGGTCCTGCCCCGGCGTCCTCTGACCTCTAGCTGCTCTACTCCCATCAACCATCTGAACAGCAGCATGGAGCTGTCGTCCCGCACCGACTCCAGCTCCCTGTACTCCCAGGACAACGACGGCTACTACACCTCCATGCACCTGGACTCTGGCCTGCGCTCCAGGAGCCATGGTAGCGGGCAGGGCCACGGGGTGGTAGCCAGCCGGACTGCCAGACACAGCATGTACGAGTGCCGTGAGCTACCTAGCCACGAGGAAGATTCTAACAGTCTTTACAGCGATCGCTCACTGTCCCGCAGCATCTCTCTCCGCAAGGCCAAGAAGCCGCCGCTGCCCCCAGCCCGGACTGACTCCCTCCGCCGCAAGCCTGGCGCGAAGAAGCCCCTGGGTGGAGTTAGTGCAGTTAGCATGAGTGCTAAGGGATCAGTGCTGAACGAGACACTGATTGCTAGCCTGCAGCAGAGCCTCCAGATGGGTTTGAGAGATCGAAAGGGGAAGGGCGTGTCCCCCTCCTCGCCCTCCCACAGCCCGTGCAGCGACTACGAGGACCCCTGGTTGCTGCGACCACGGAGCCAGAGCAGTGTGAGCGCCACCAGCTCCGCCACGTCGCTAGCGGCTAACAACACTAACAGTGGCGTAGTGGCTAATGTGTACTCGCTCTGTCATGTGACGCCAGCTCACAGCGACACCAGCAGCCTGCGGTCCGACTATGCAGAGTCCTGGGGCTACTACATGGATTACCCCCGTAACCATGGAGACCAGGGGCCGCAGTCCCCCTCCACGCACCAACAACTCCCTGCTGCTAACATTGTAGCGGGCACACACCCGAGGGGTCTGTCGAATGGAAGTGGGGGTCTCCACAATCACATCAATATCCAGGCCTCGGCCCCTCCAGCCCAGGAGGGAGGTGTGGCAGTCAAGCCTAAGACGGCCACCTCGTCCCCGGACAGGATCCATAGACTGACCTCCCCCTCCAGTGGCTACTCCAGCCAGTCCAACACCCCCACGGCCGGCACCCCCGTGCCCTCCTTCATGCGGTCCCACTCCCCCTCAGGACGGCCCAAGCCCAAAGTGCCGGAGAGGAAGTCTTCACTCCTGTCATctgtttccatctcctcctcctccacctccctctcctcaaaCACCTCTGACTCTCTCAGGAATTCtggcccccctcctcctccccctcctcccctgcctcccaCCTCAGCACCCATCAGCCCCCCACCTCCTTTCCCTGCTCCTCTCCCCCCATCCAACCCCAgctctccccctctgcccctcGCACCCCTGTTACCTACAACCCCTCAGGGCACCCCCATGAGCCCTCCCCCTTACTCCACCTCTCCAgacttccctccccctcctcctccagatTCCCTCATCCACCCCAGCCTCTCCTTCAACGGGACCATcagtcctcctccccctccattcccctccacggttccctctcctccaccacctccccccCTGCCTGCCCCTGCT
Encoded here:
- the LOC139407248 gene encoding NHS-like protein 1 isoform X2, whose product is MPFHQRIVEPRHLSRLPRRDGKTLGEEDGAFIVVDGRKLRKPVLFTALDEVCSHTMINILHQLSDLSRNASDIFLGIEMEAGMVFQRSCRIQVRLETLHNAVIKFDHKKIKIPVSNLDEESKWTVHYTAPWHQQENVFLPGNRPPCVEDLHHQAKVNLKTALRECDKLRKDGFRSSQYYSQGPTFSGRAESHSSLQDDEDDTDKKSMASSAEDDKSLHPMRPQTPQEEEGIDECDGQVRCYKAPPLPTPEEKMRMQAQAVPTDVIPINVTGATFDRQASIRRSLINTDTVSRRPKKVKRRKTISGLPDNICTELVAKGRGGELRPHSMFIPGQYSTLGRVGSVNSSLRHSKTRDSGCQTEEVKIVPPSMRRIRAQRGQGIAAQMAGISTSSSTGSISVSSSDGCSGMLVLPSHLNVDAQRFHSLPRPGPRVSLSAEPIYSSTPIRLEDHNAPQRQIGKLQVDNTVVHLRNTPRTGNLRPKSQEVRGSQTGDWGGGPACVVSPHAAYSTSLIPNATMSCSAEVVTLHTSSSQHPQTPGTAYPISRPLSLATGTSRDPLSSTSFTHRTTCPARATSTPTHTHPQDGGLTAPATPSESGCSDGSLHSHTSTIAATTPSSADDQWSIYDTPENVVLPRRPLTSSCSTPINHLNSSMELSSRTDSSSLYSQDNDGYYTSMHLDSGLRSRSHGSGQGHGVVASRTARHSMYECRELPSHEEDSNSLYSDRSLSRSISLRKAKKPPLPPARTDSLRRKPGAKKPLGGVSAVSMSAKGSVLNETLIASLQQSLQMGLRDRKGKGVSPSSPSHSPCSDYEDPWLLRPRSQSSVSATSSATSLAANNTNSGVVANVYSLCHVTPAHSDTSSLRSDYAESWGYYMDYPRNHGDQGPQSPSTHQQLPAANIVAGTHPRGLSNGSGGLHNHINIQASAPPAQEGGVAVKPKTATSSPDRIHRLTSPSSGYSSQSNTPTAGTPVPSFMRSHSPSGRPKPKVPERKSSLLSSVSISSSSTSLSSNTSDSLRNSGPPPPPPPPLPPTSAPISPPPPFPAPLPPSNPSSPPLPLAPLLPTTPQGTPMSPPPYSTSPDFPPPPPPDSLIHPSLSFNGTISPPPPPFPSTVPSPPPPPPLPAPAPPTASPLTLKAAKNALKPATVTNSPAAKEAGKSPMPLITPFALQSVHLRSVKQPEEQVNGKAEHTKAQETGGNQAWALKPHTPEKIKQQEHPTMLPLINCTSPEEITKASSAVKKLFAELCSDYSDFEVLPGGAITNAKPKVQSLSNSSAQPDQEGEPSPLPSLVEEAIKSSPVKQKPSVASKKPKLSLVTPQSVVGEETAQTTTTLSPQDESTTTEEDQVDAKVREEETKEKQNEEQDEDEASESSSALTENSEPSTSTVIQEETQPPATVTQETSLAEGQERNNRDAEEEEEEDEEEDEEDGTSSTTGSVSSKDDESGEVFDSSSTPESSPAPRIHRRGDMVTPTRPRTTEDLFAAIHRSKRKVLGRKESEEDKPQGHSPCPSPPVTPTGASPSLVSSLSMGRQTGSIQRNLRKSATSSDTFKALLLKKGSRSETSFRMSAADMLRCTDPRFQRTRSESSLDPPSSPSSPTTPHSPCASPGRSKRAPEDWARNEGLSYSSPSSSLSGMKYGRSRTPPSAASSKYNARNRILSSPMTVICEREGELAESAECGDVPDSQPCPLPLPPLQGSNGTLSEESSS
- the LOC139407248 gene encoding NHS-like protein 1 isoform X1; amino-acid sequence: MIAYVQCLSSKPVVSCWHKAACYEDSGGKKAFHNTSEMGNNLPVQPHASGPIRRSEGSLRRRLLSTKVHQRQDSLWTPKPGLLGPETKGSLGHTHTYQDGQGRTSHQGRTSHQAVSNLDEESKWTVHYTAPWHQQENVFLPGNRPPCVEDLHHQAKVNLKTALRECDKLRKDGFRSSQYYSQGPTFSGRAESHSSLQDDEDDTDKKSMASSAEDDKSLHPMRPQTPQEEEGIDECDGQVRCYKAPPLPTPEEKMRMQAQAVPTDVIPINVTGATFDRQASIRRSLINTDTVSRRPKKVKRRKTISGLPDNICTELVAKGRGGELRPHSMFIPGQYSTLGRVGSVNSSLRHSKTRDSGCQTEEVKIVPPSMRRIRAQRGQGIAAQMAGISTSSSTGSISVSSSDGCSGMLVLPSHLNVDAQRFHSLPRPGPRVSLSAEPIYSSTPIRLEDHNAPQRQIGKLQVDNTVVHLRNTPRTGNLRPKSQEVRGSQTGDWGGGPACVVSPHAAYSTSLIPNATMSCSAEVVTLHTSSSQHPQTPGTAYPISRPLSLATGTSRDPLSSTSFTHRTTCPARATSTPTHTHPQDGGLTAPATPSESGCSDGSLHSHTSTIAATTPSSADDQWSIYDTPENVVLPRRPLTSSCSTPINHLNSSMELSSRTDSSSLYSQDNDGYYTSMHLDSGLRSRSHGSGQGHGVVASRTARHSMYECRELPSHEEDSNSLYSDRSLSRSISLRKAKKPPLPPARTDSLRRKPGAKKPLGGVSAVSMSAKGSVLNETLIASLQQSLQMGLRDRKGKGVSPSSPSHSPCSDYEDPWLLRPRSQSSVSATSSATSLAANNTNSGVVANVYSLCHVTPAHSDTSSLRSDYAESWGYYMDYPRNHGDQGPQSPSTHQQLPAANIVAGTHPRGLSNGSGGLHNHINIQASAPPAQEGGVAVKPKTATSSPDRIHRLTSPSSGYSSQSNTPTAGTPVPSFMRSHSPSGRPKPKVPERKSSLLSSVSISSSSTSLSSNTSDSLRNSGPPPPPPPPLPPTSAPISPPPPFPAPLPPSNPSSPPLPLAPLLPTTPQGTPMSPPPYSTSPDFPPPPPPDSLIHPSLSFNGTISPPPPPFPSTVPSPPPPPPLPAPAPPTASPLTLKAAKNALKPATVTNSPAAKEAGKSPMPLITPFALQSVHLRSVKQPEEQVNGKAEHTKAQETGGNQAWALKPHTPEKIKQQEHPTMLPLINCTSPEEITKASSAVKKLFAELCSDYSDFEVLPGGAITNAKPKVQSLSNSSAQPDQEGEPSPLPSLVEEAIKSSPVKQKPSVASKKPKLSLVTPQSVVGEETAQTTTTLSPQDESTTTEEDQVDAKVREEETKEKQNEEQDEDEASESSSALTENSEPSTSTVIQEETQPPATVTQETSLAEGQERNNRDAEEEEEEDEEEDEEDGTSSTTGSVSSKDDESGEVFDSSSTPESSPAPRIHRRGDMVTPTRPRTTEDLFAAIHRSKRKVLGRKESEEDKPQGHSPCPSPPVTPTGASPSLVSSLSMGRQTGSIQRNLRKSATSSDTFKALLLKKGSRSETSFRMSAADMLRCTDPRFQRTRSESSLDPPSSPSSPTTPHSPCASPGRSKRAPEDWARNEGLSYSSPSSSLSGMKYGRSRTPPSAASSKYNARNRILSSPMTVICEREGELAESAECGDVPDSQPCPLPLPPLQGSNGTLSEESSS